One window of Papaver somniferum cultivar HN1 chromosome 9, ASM357369v1, whole genome shotgun sequence genomic DNA carries:
- the LOC113310550 gene encoding sanguinarine reductase-like — protein sequence MGSLSQICHSLRNKSKVACKRCSNKVTIACSSPKKTVLVTGASGLTGQFAFKKLKERSDKLLVRGLVRSEGSKKKLGGGNEIYIGDVMKPESLEPAMKGVDALIILTSAIPKMKPGSYPANISGARAEDLIDGSFQGSIPEFYFEEGQYPEQVDWIGQKNQIDAAKAAGVKHIVLVSTMGSGDPNHPLNSLGNGNILAWKRKAEEYLAKSGVPYTILRAGGLDNKQGGKRQLLIGKNDELLPTEKGYVAREDVAEACVQAVQLEEVKFKAFDLGSMPEGTGVPTKDFKALFAPITTCF from the exons ATGGGGTCTCTCTCTCAAATTTGTCATTCCTTGAGAAATAAGAGTAAAGTGGCTTGTAAACGTTGTAGCAATAAAGTGACCATTGCATGTTCAAGTCCAAAGAAAACAGTTCTTGTTACCGGAGCTTCCGGTTTAACTG GTCAATTTGCATTTAAGAAATTGAAGGAAAGATCAGACAAGTTACTGGTGAGGGGTTTGGTAAGATCAGAGGGAAGTAAGAAAAAACTTGGAGGCGGAAATGAGATTTATATAGGAGACGTTATGAAACCGGAAAGCCTTGAACCTGCCATGAAGGGAGTTGATGCTCTAATAATTCTAACAAGTGCTATACCGAAGATGAAACCTGGATCCTATCCTGCAAATATTAGCGGTGCTAGGGCTGAAGATTTAATTGACGGTTCTTTTCAAGGTTCAATACCTGAATTCTACTTCGAAGAAGGACAGTACCCAGAACAGGTCGACTGGATTGGTCAAAAGAACCAAATTGATGCAG CTAAAGCTGCAGGGGTAAAGCATATTGTTTTGGTTTCAACAATGGGTTCTGGAGATCCTAATCACCCTTTAAATAGTCTAGGAAACGGGAATATACTG GCATGGAAGAGAAAGGCAGAAGAATATTTGGCCAAGTCTGGAGTACCATACACTATATTACG GGCTGGAGGATTGGATAACAAACAAGGTGGGAAAAGGCAGCTATTGATAGGAAAGAATGATGAACTTCTCCCAACTGAAAAAGGATACGTTGCTAGAGAAGATGTTGCCGAAGCTTGTGTCCAG GCTGTTCAGCTTGAGGAGGTAAAGTTTAAGGCGTTCGACTTAGGATCAATGCCTGAGGGAACTGGTGTTCCTACAAAAGATTTCAAGGCTCTTTTCGCCCCAATCACTACTTGTTTCTAA
- the LOC113310551 gene encoding sanguinarine reductase-like — protein MAALMQKITVLVTGASGLTGEIAFKKLKERSDKFAARGLVRSEASKQKLGGGDEIYLGDIMDKKSLKHAMQGIDGLVILTSAVPKIVPGSYPGADGKRAEDVFDDSFDYSGPMPEFFYAEGQYPEQIDWIGQKNQIETAKACGVKHIVLVGSMGGTDPNHFLNHMGNGNILIWKRKAEQYLADSGIPYTIIRAAALDNKVGGRELLVGKDDELLPTENGYIARADVAEACVQALQIEDCKFKAYDLGSKPEGVGEPTKDFKALFSQVTTPF, from the exons ATGGCAGCATTAATGCAAAAGATTACAGTTCTTGTTACCGGGGCTTCAGGTTTAACTG GTGAGATTGCATTCAAGAAACTGAAAGAAAGATCAGACAAATTTGCAGCAAGGGGTTTAGTAAGATCGGAAGCAAGTAAGCAAAAACTTGGGGGAGGTGATGAAATTTATCTTGGTGATATAATGGATAAGAAAAGTCTAAAACATGCTATGCAAGGAATTGATGGCTTAGTTATACTGACAAGCGCTGTACCGAAGATAGTACCTGGATCATATCCTGGTGCTGATGGCAAAAGAGCTGAAGATGTGTTTGATGATTCATTTGATTACAGTGGTCCAATGCCTGAATTCTTTTATGCGGAAGGACAATACCCAGaacagattgattggattggACAAAAGAACCAGATCGAAACTGCTAAAGCTTGTGGCGTCAAACATATTGTTTTGGTTGGATCAATGGGTGGAACAGACCCTAATCATTTCTTGAATCATATGGGCAATGGAAATATACTT ATTTGGAAGAGAAAAGCTGAGCAGTATCTGGCTGATTCTGGAATCCCGTACACAATTATAAG AGCTGCTGCTCTAGATAACAAGGTGGGTGGCAGGGAGTTGTTGGTTGGAAAGGATGATGAGCTTCTCCCTACTGAAAATGGATACATTGCTAGGGCAGATGTTGCTGAAGCTTGCGTTCAGGCTCTGCAAATCGAGGATTGCAAATTCAAAGCGTATGATTTGGGATCAAAGCCAGAGGGAGTTGGTGAGCCAACAAAGGATTTCAAGGCTCTTTTTTCGCAAGTCACTACTCCTTTCTGA